From the Maioricimonas rarisocia genome, one window contains:
- a CDS encoding DUF1559 domain-containing protein, whose protein sequence is MRTRRPGFTLIELLVVIAIIAILIALLLPAVQQAREAARRTQCKNNLKQLGLAIHNYHDVHRTVPTIGSQPQRSAFVPLLPFVDEANLEREYDYNLPWHDPANKFVGERVPDVLQCPSAPGAGELAVSGYATTDYCYLYSPFNDIDLYNAPGKSFFHWNVPIRFRDVQDGLSSTLLLHESAGRSSWYVRNQRQPGGNDSPQMYIGYGSNWGEEREAWTSNVLGTYFAPSLVTPAATPGAEPTVTLFAGSEVMNVTNFYSSPYSFHPGGLQVLLGDGAVRFLSENMSVDTLWAMTSCAGGEVIGEF, encoded by the coding sequence GTGCGCACCCGTCGCCCCGGCTTCACGCTCATCGAACTGCTCGTCGTCATCGCCATTATCGCGATTCTGATCGCGTTGCTGCTCCCTGCTGTCCAGCAGGCCCGCGAAGCGGCCCGCCGCACCCAGTGCAAGAACAACCTCAAGCAGCTCGGCCTGGCGATCCACAACTATCACGATGTGCATCGGACCGTGCCAACGATCGGTTCGCAGCCGCAGCGGAGCGCCTTCGTGCCGCTGCTCCCCTTCGTCGACGAGGCGAATCTCGAACGGGAATACGACTACAACCTGCCCTGGCACGATCCGGCGAACAAGTTCGTCGGCGAGCGCGTGCCGGACGTGTTGCAGTGCCCCTCCGCCCCGGGAGCGGGTGAACTGGCGGTGTCCGGGTATGCGACCACCGATTACTGCTACCTGTATTCGCCGTTCAACGACATTGATCTCTACAACGCTCCGGGCAAATCGTTCTTTCACTGGAACGTCCCCATCCGCTTCCGCGACGTTCAGGACGGGCTTTCCAGCACGTTGCTGCTGCACGAGTCGGCCGGCCGGTCGAGCTGGTACGTGCGGAATCAGCGACAGCCGGGGGGCAATGACTCGCCGCAGATGTACATCGGCTACGGTTCCAACTGGGGCGAGGAACGTGAAGCCTGGACGTCGAACGTTCTGGGGACGTATTTCGCTCCGTCGCTGGTGACGCCCGCAGCCACGCCCGGTGCGGAACCGACCGTCACTCTGTTCGCCGGCAGCGAGGTGATGAACGTCACCAACTTCTACAGCTCTCCGTACTCGTTCCATCCGGGTGGACTGCAGGTGCTGCTCGGAGACGGTGCAGTCCGGTTCCTCAGCGAGAACATGAGCGTCGACACCCTCTGGGCCATGACCAGTTGTGCCGGCGGCGAGGTGATCGGCGAGTTCTGA
- a CDS encoding AI-2E family transporter, giving the protein MNSEESRQKIRTVCLMVVTTAIIGYSIYWLRPVLLPFVVAIFVVSGVTPILQSLEQRLGVSRLIAAGITFLAGLVLLAALGGALWASVLDLADNAPAYKQRIGEIVRRVESFLPSGPPAEEEAEAAVAERQARERAEMRNFLDAVVREGLGRLSQTLVNLVSTSVVVLIYVFFLLLGAAEPVDPGPTWKEIDGQIRSYLGLKTSISIVTGAAFGFALHIFGVPMAITFGVLAFLLNYIPNVGPLVASLLPIPFIVLAPDAGLLWMVAVIGVTSAIQVISGNVVEPKLMGTSSDLHPVVVLLALMFWGMLWGIVGMFLATPITAGIRIILDRIEVTRPVAEVMAGRWQEAFQPRPDAAPSA; this is encoded by the coding sequence ATGAACAGCGAAGAATCACGACAGAAGATCCGGACCGTCTGCCTGATGGTGGTGACGACGGCCATCATCGGCTACTCGATCTACTGGCTGCGGCCGGTTCTGCTCCCCTTCGTGGTCGCCATCTTCGTCGTCAGCGGCGTGACGCCCATCCTCCAGTCCCTTGAACAGCGGCTGGGGGTTTCGCGGCTGATTGCAGCGGGAATCACGTTCCTGGCCGGGCTGGTTCTGCTGGCGGCGCTGGGCGGGGCGCTGTGGGCATCCGTGCTCGATCTGGCCGACAACGCACCCGCGTACAAGCAACGGATCGGGGAGATCGTCCGCCGCGTCGAATCGTTCCTTCCGTCCGGACCACCCGCCGAAGAGGAAGCCGAAGCAGCGGTTGCCGAGCGGCAGGCCCGCGAACGGGCCGAGATGCGCAACTTTCTTGATGCCGTCGTTCGGGAAGGACTGGGCCGGCTTTCCCAGACGCTGGTGAACCTCGTTTCGACCAGCGTCGTGGTGCTGATCTACGTCTTCTTTCTGCTGCTGGGAGCGGCCGAACCGGTCGATCCGGGGCCGACATGGAAGGAGATCGACGGCCAGATCCGCTCGTACCTGGGGCTCAAGACGTCGATCTCGATCGTCACGGGAGCAGCGTTCGGGTTTGCCCTGCACATCTTCGGTGTGCCGATGGCGATCACGTTCGGTGTGCTCGCGTTCCTGCTCAACTACATCCCGAACGTCGGTCCGCTGGTGGCGAGCCTGCTGCCGATCCCCTTTATCGTGCTCGCTCCGGACGCCGGCCTGCTCTGGATGGTTGCCGTCATCGGCGTGACGTCGGCGATCCAGGTGATCAGCGGGAACGTGGTCGAGCCGAAGCTGATGGGGACGTCCTCAGACCTGCACCCGGTCGTGGTGCTGCTGGCGCTGATGTTCTGGGGGATGCTGTGGGGAATCGTCGGCATGTTTCTGGCGACGCCGATCACGGCGGGCATCCGGATCATCCTCGACCGGATCGAGGTGACCCGCCCGGTGGCCGAGGTGATGGCGGGCCGCTGGCAGGAAGCATTCCAGCCCCGACCGGATGCCGCGCCATCGGCGTAA
- a CDS encoding pirin family protein: protein MVRTRHAGQRGHFDHGWLKSWHTFSFAGYQDADHMRFRTLRVMNEDIVAPGQGFGTHPHNDMEIVTYVLSGALEHRDSMGNGEVLRPGEFQRMSAGTGITHSEFNPSDSEPVHLYQIWLYPERKGIEPSYEQKAFPADQRQNRLQLVASPDAADGSLKIHQDARIFLADLDGSEPIRHELSTDRHAWLQVLRGSARLDGTSLNAGDGAAVSEETALTIEADDHAEIMLFDLP from the coding sequence ATGGTCCGGACACGACACGCAGGACAGCGCGGACATTTCGACCATGGCTGGCTGAAGTCCTGGCACACCTTCTCGTTCGCCGGCTACCAGGACGCCGACCACATGCGGTTTCGGACACTGCGCGTGATGAACGAGGACATCGTCGCGCCGGGGCAGGGCTTCGGCACGCATCCGCACAACGACATGGAAATCGTCACGTACGTCCTCTCCGGAGCCCTCGAACACCGCGACTCGATGGGGAATGGCGAAGTCCTGCGGCCGGGCGAGTTCCAGCGGATGTCGGCCGGCACCGGCATCACCCACAGCGAATTCAATCCATCCGACAGCGAGCCGGTCCATCTGTACCAGATCTGGCTGTACCCCGAACGGAAGGGCATCGAGCCGAGCTACGAACAGAAGGCGTTCCCCGCCGACCAACGGCAGAACCGCCTGCAGCTCGTCGCCTCCCCCGATGCCGCCGACGGTTCGCTGAAGATTCACCAGGATGCCCGCATCTTCCTGGCCGACCTGGACGGCAGCGAGCCGATCCGGCACGAACTGTCGACCGACCGGCACGCCTGGCTGCAGGTGCTCCGCGGGAGTGCCCGGTTAGACGGCACGTCTCTGAATGCAGGTGATGGTGCGGCCGTCAGTGAAGAAACCGCACTGACCATCGAAGCAGACGACCACGCAGAGATCATGCTGTTCGATCTCCCCTGA